One window of Saccharopolyspora phatthalungensis genomic DNA carries:
- a CDS encoding TSUP family transporter: MLAALNWPGFADLSLAGLLFLGSAAFLAGAVDAIVGGGGLIQLPALMLLLPGGEVIYSLATNKVSSIAGTAAAARTYAKRTPIDWRSALSMALVALLGSLGGAALADALPSQVLNVIVLVALAVVGVYIWRKPGLGSADVPRFERGRQLVVMLIGGALIGFWDGIAGPGTGSFLVFLLVGLVGFAFVTASATAKIVNVATNIGALTFFIPAGKVLWGLALVMASCNMAGSVLGAAMAAKRGSGFVRRVFLTVVVGLVISLGWKLAAGV; the protein is encoded by the coding sequence GTGCTCGCAGCGTTGAACTGGCCCGGATTCGCCGATCTGTCTCTCGCCGGGCTGCTGTTCCTCGGCAGCGCCGCATTCCTCGCCGGGGCGGTTGATGCGATTGTCGGTGGCGGTGGCCTGATCCAGTTGCCGGCGTTGATGCTGCTGCTACCGGGCGGCGAGGTGATCTATTCGCTGGCCACCAACAAGGTGTCGTCGATCGCCGGGACCGCGGCAGCCGCCCGCACCTATGCCAAGCGAACGCCTATCGACTGGCGCTCCGCGTTGTCGATGGCGCTCGTCGCCTTGCTCGGATCGCTCGGCGGCGCAGCGCTGGCCGATGCGTTGCCGTCGCAGGTCCTCAACGTCATCGTCCTGGTGGCGTTGGCCGTCGTCGGCGTGTACATCTGGCGCAAACCTGGGCTGGGTTCGGCGGATGTGCCGCGGTTCGAGCGAGGCCGGCAGCTGGTGGTGATGCTCATCGGTGGCGCCTTGATCGGGTTCTGGGACGGCATCGCCGGGCCCGGTACCGGCTCGTTCCTGGTGTTCCTGCTCGTCGGCCTGGTCGGTTTCGCGTTCGTCACGGCTTCGGCGACGGCGAAGATCGTCAATGTCGCCACGAACATCGGTGCCCTGACGTTTTTCATCCCGGCCGGGAAGGTGCTGTGGGGCTTGGCGCTGGTGATGGCGTCGTGCAACATGGCGGGCAGTGTTCTCGGCGCGGCGATGGCGGCCAAGCGTGGATCCGGTTTCGTGCGGCGGGTTTTCCTGACCGTGGTGGTCGGGCTGGTCATCAGTCTCGGTTGGAAGCTCGCCGCCGGCGTCTGA
- a CDS encoding ComEA family DNA-binding protein encodes MFDTKGFRSGTVESDEALDPRSRLRTLRRHASYDDPAERAGSNYSVQPPDPGSGSSWRRLAERWLPESLLRSRVDPGRVGVLALALVAFVVLVGVGIGAWAGQPTAEPAPPPISPPPISPLAPATTRAPPELVVSVVGRVARPGLVTVSPGDRVADAVESAGGPLPDTDLTGLNLARRLVDGEQLYVAVSPPPQASPGQPGGDGKVDLNTATVEQLDELPGVGKVTAKRIVQWRDEHGRFDSVEQLREIDGIGESRFARLREVVRV; translated from the coding sequence ATGTTCGACACCAAAGGTTTCCGTTCCGGCACGGTCGAATCCGACGAAGCGCTCGACCCGCGAAGCAGGCTGCGAACGCTGCGGCGACATGCTTCCTACGACGACCCGGCGGAGCGCGCCGGATCGAATTATTCGGTGCAGCCACCGGATCCCGGCTCGGGTTCGTCCTGGCGGCGACTCGCCGAGCGGTGGCTTCCCGAGTCCCTGCTTCGGTCCAGAGTGGACCCTGGCCGGGTTGGTGTGCTCGCGCTCGCCCTGGTGGCTTTCGTGGTTCTGGTCGGCGTTGGCATCGGGGCGTGGGCGGGTCAGCCCACGGCCGAACCTGCGCCGCCGCCGATCTCGCCGCCCCCGATCTCGCCGCTGGCACCGGCCACGACGCGGGCGCCACCGGAGCTCGTGGTCAGTGTCGTCGGCCGGGTGGCTCGCCCGGGTCTGGTCACCGTGTCGCCGGGCGACCGGGTGGCCGATGCGGTCGAGTCCGCGGGTGGTCCGCTGCCGGACACCGATCTGACGGGGCTGAACCTGGCCCGTCGATTGGTCGACGGCGAACAGCTCTACGTCGCCGTCTCGCCGCCACCGCAGGCGTCGCCGGGCCAGCCCGGGGGCGACGGAAAAGTCGATCTCAACACCGCGACAGTGGAGCAACTCGATGAACTACCCGGCGTCGGCAAGGTCACCGCCAAGCGAATCGTGCAGTGGCGCGACGAACACGGCCGGTTCGATTCGGTGGAGCAGTTGCGGGAAATCGACGGCATCGGAGAGTCCCGGTTCGCCCGGCTGCGGGAGGTGGTGCGGGTGTGA
- a CDS encoding DNA internalization-related competence protein ComEC/Rec2, translated as MTASLDLRLAPAALAVWVVTLTGLLAGWLPAAVLALLAMPAAILAWKAARVRPFARAALVVLLLAGVAATGIAVRAYGVAHHPVRLAADHGERATLRVTLTSAPTPLRGASFGTRRAADRSLVHAELQAAEVAGRRVRADGAVVLLVPTAAWRNLIAGQQLTATGKAAPPRAGELTVAALQVLGPPADVVAAPGWQRVAEDLRVGLRQVSADVLSPAAAGLLPGLVVGDTGKLPPEVEQDFKTAGLSHLTAVSGANLAIVCGAVLMLLHLAGAGPVISAIGAGAALIGFVVLAGPEPSVLRAAVMGAITLLALVLGRQRSALPVLSASVIGLLLLEPDLATSAGFALSVAATAGLVLLAPAWSAALRARGVPIGVAEAIAVPLAAHVVTAPLIAALSGAVSLVAVPANMLADPVVAPATVFGVLATVTAPASTWVAGVFGWLAAPELEWVLLVADRAAAVPGAEFDWPSGTVGGVLLAVLVVVGLITLRSKRIRWVVAVAVLLAVLVLVPVRSMLPGWPTPGWSLVACDVGQGDGLVLATGRPGEAVVVDAGPDPQRAAECLHRLGIRRVPLAVLTHLHADHVSGLAALMGKIPVDAVAIGPLREPAWALDEVVRDARAHRVPVVPMSSGQHAAWPGLVLDVLGPDPALARTQSADDANDASIVLLATTPAGRVLLTGDVELPGQGRLMSSGADLRADVLKVPHHGSRYTTPRFLQAVRPRLAVISVGAGNSYGHPSPLVVDHLTRAGTKVLRTDREGDIAILPGPHGPRFVSRGDPLRPSGRR; from the coding sequence GTGACCGCGAGCCTCGATCTTCGCCTGGCACCGGCCGCGCTCGCGGTTTGGGTCGTGACGTTGACCGGTCTGCTGGCGGGTTGGCTTCCGGCTGCGGTCTTGGCACTGCTCGCGATGCCGGCCGCGATCTTGGCGTGGAAGGCGGCGCGCGTCCGGCCGTTCGCCAGGGCAGCGCTGGTTGTCCTGCTGCTGGCGGGTGTCGCGGCGACCGGAATCGCGGTGCGGGCTTACGGCGTAGCGCACCATCCAGTGCGGTTGGCCGCCGATCATGGCGAGCGGGCGACGCTGCGGGTGACGTTGACGAGCGCACCAACCCCGTTGCGTGGCGCGTCATTCGGCACTCGACGAGCAGCAGACAGATCGCTGGTCCATGCGGAGTTGCAGGCCGCCGAGGTGGCCGGGCGCCGAGTGCGGGCCGACGGTGCGGTGGTGCTGCTGGTCCCTACTGCGGCATGGCGGAATCTCATTGCGGGGCAGCAGTTGACCGCGACCGGCAAGGCGGCTCCGCCGCGTGCCGGGGAGCTCACGGTCGCCGCGCTCCAGGTGTTGGGCCCGCCGGCTGACGTCGTGGCTGCGCCGGGTTGGCAGCGTGTGGCCGAGGATCTGCGTGTCGGCCTTCGTCAGGTGTCCGCGGATGTGCTCAGCCCGGCCGCGGCGGGCCTGCTGCCGGGGCTGGTGGTCGGCGACACCGGAAAGCTGCCCCCGGAAGTCGAGCAGGACTTCAAAACCGCTGGCTTGTCACACCTGACGGCGGTATCGGGTGCCAATCTCGCGATCGTGTGCGGCGCGGTGCTGATGTTGCTGCATCTGGCCGGTGCCGGTCCGGTCATCTCGGCCATCGGTGCCGGCGCGGCACTTATCGGCTTCGTCGTCTTGGCGGGTCCGGAACCGAGCGTGTTGCGTGCGGCGGTGATGGGTGCGATCACGTTGCTGGCACTGGTCCTGGGCAGACAGCGGTCGGCGTTGCCGGTGCTGTCGGCGAGCGTGATCGGTCTGCTGCTGCTCGAACCGGACCTGGCGACGAGCGCTGGGTTCGCGCTGTCGGTCGCGGCCACCGCCGGTCTGGTGCTGCTGGCTCCGGCGTGGTCGGCGGCGTTGCGAGCCAGGGGCGTGCCGATCGGGGTGGCGGAAGCGATTGCGGTCCCGTTGGCGGCGCATGTCGTCACCGCACCGTTGATCGCGGCCCTCTCCGGCGCGGTCAGTCTGGTAGCGGTCCCGGCGAACATGCTGGCCGACCCCGTTGTCGCACCGGCGACGGTGTTCGGCGTGCTGGCTACCGTGACGGCACCGGCGTCGACCTGGGTGGCCGGTGTGTTCGGTTGGCTGGCGGCACCGGAACTGGAATGGGTCCTGCTGGTAGCGGATCGGGCCGCGGCGGTTCCCGGCGCGGAGTTCGACTGGCCGTCGGGCACCGTCGGCGGGGTGCTGCTTGCGGTGCTCGTGGTGGTTGGGCTGATCACCTTGCGCAGCAAGCGGATTCGCTGGGTGGTTGCGGTGGCGGTGTTGCTCGCGGTGCTCGTGCTGGTGCCGGTGCGCAGTATGCTGCCGGGCTGGCCGACTCCGGGGTGGAGCCTGGTCGCCTGCGACGTCGGGCAGGGTGATGGTCTGGTGCTGGCCACCGGCCGCCCGGGTGAGGCGGTGGTGGTCGATGCCGGACCGGATCCGCAGCGGGCTGCGGAATGCCTGCACCGCTTGGGCATTCGCCGAGTCCCGCTGGCCGTACTGACCCACCTGCATGCCGACCATGTCAGCGGACTCGCCGCGCTGATGGGGAAGATCCCCGTTGACGCGGTCGCGATCGGCCCGCTGCGGGAACCGGCCTGGGCGCTGGACGAGGTCGTGCGGGACGCTCGCGCGCACCGGGTTCCGGTCGTGCCGATGTCGTCGGGGCAGCACGCGGCCTGGCCGGGACTGGTGCTCGATGTGCTGGGCCCGGATCCGGCGCTGGCCCGCACCCAGTCGGCTGACGACGCCAACGATGCGTCGATTGTGTTGCTGGCGACTACCCCGGCCGGGCGGGTCCTGCTCACCGGCGATGTCGAACTGCCTGGGCAAGGGCGGCTAATGTCGTCCGGTGCGGATCTGCGAGCCGACGTGCTCAAGGTCCCGCACCACGGATCCCGCTACACCACACCGCGTTTCCTGCAAGCGGTGCGTCCCCGACTAGCCGTGATCAGCGTCGGCGCCGGTAACAGCTACGGCCACCCGAGTCCGTTAGTTGTCGACCACCTCACCCGCGCGGGCACGAAAGTGCTGCGCACAGACCGGGAAGGAGACATCGCCATCCTGCCGGGGCCGCATGGCCCCCGCTTCGTCTCCCGAGGTGACCCGCTGCGGCCGAGCGGTAGGCGCTGA
- the lepA gene encoding translation elongation factor 4, translated as MSSFADTTFTPPERIRNFCIIAHIDHGKSTLADRMLQLTGVLEERAYRAQYLDRMDIERERGITIKAQNVRLPWTADGVDHVLHMIDTPGHVDFTYEVSRSLAACEGAVLLVDAAQGIEAQTLANLYLAMEHDLQIIPVLNKIDLPAAEPDKYAAELAHIIGCEPEDVLRVSAKTGEGVGSVLDEVVRQIPAPEGVSDAPPRAMIFDSVYDTYRGVVTYIRVVDGKITPRQRIRMMSTHATHELLEVGIISPEPKPSAGLGVGEVGYLITGVKDVRQSKVGDTITAERKGAEKPLSGYREPKPMVYSGLYPVDGTDYPLLREALDKLQLNDAALTYEPETSGALGFGFRCGFLGLLHLEITRDRLEREFNLNLISTAPNVVYHVHMEDGTELVVTNPSDWPEGKIKDVFEPVAKCTIIAPSEFVGTIMELCQGRRGQLSGMDYLSESRVELRYTLPLAEIVFDFFDQLKSRTRGYASMDYEESGMQASNLVKVDILLQGEPVDAFSAIVHRDAAYAYGTKMASKLRELIPRQQFEVPIQAAIGSRIIARETIRAIRKDVLAKCYGGDISRKRKLLEKQKEGKKRMKTIGRVEVPQEAFVAALSTDEAKDDKAKGKK; from the coding sequence GTGAGCAGTTTCGCCGACACCACGTTCACGCCCCCGGAGCGAATCCGGAACTTCTGCATCATCGCGCACATCGACCACGGCAAGTCAACGCTGGCCGACCGCATGCTGCAGTTGACCGGTGTGCTGGAGGAACGCGCGTACCGGGCCCAGTATCTCGACCGGATGGACATCGAGCGGGAGCGGGGCATCACGATCAAGGCGCAGAACGTGCGCCTGCCGTGGACCGCGGACGGCGTCGACCACGTGCTGCACATGATCGACACCCCCGGGCACGTCGACTTCACCTACGAGGTCAGCCGGTCGCTGGCGGCCTGCGAAGGCGCGGTGCTGCTGGTCGACGCCGCACAGGGCATCGAGGCGCAGACGCTGGCGAACTTGTACCTCGCCATGGAGCACGACCTGCAGATCATCCCGGTGCTCAACAAGATCGACCTGCCGGCCGCCGAGCCGGACAAGTACGCCGCCGAGCTCGCGCACATCATCGGCTGCGAGCCGGAGGATGTGCTGCGGGTGTCGGCCAAGACCGGTGAGGGCGTCGGGTCGGTGCTCGACGAGGTGGTGCGCCAGATCCCGGCGCCGGAAGGTGTTTCCGACGCGCCGCCGCGTGCGATGATCTTCGACTCGGTCTACGACACCTACCGCGGCGTGGTCACCTACATCCGGGTGGTCGACGGCAAGATCACCCCGCGGCAGCGGATCCGGATGATGTCCACCCACGCCACCCACGAGCTGCTGGAAGTCGGCATCATCTCGCCGGAACCCAAGCCGTCCGCCGGCCTCGGCGTCGGCGAGGTCGGCTACCTGATCACCGGGGTGAAGGACGTCCGGCAGTCCAAGGTCGGTGACACGATCACGGCCGAGCGCAAGGGCGCCGAGAAGCCGCTCAGCGGCTACCGCGAGCCGAAGCCGATGGTGTACTCCGGGCTCTACCCGGTGGACGGCACGGATTATCCGCTGCTGCGCGAGGCGTTGGACAAGCTGCAGCTCAACGACGCGGCGCTGACCTACGAGCCGGAGACCTCGGGGGCGCTGGGCTTCGGGTTCCGCTGCGGGTTCCTCGGGCTGCTGCACCTGGAGATCACCCGCGACCGGCTGGAACGCGAGTTCAACCTGAACCTGATCTCCACCGCGCCGAACGTGGTCTACCACGTGCACATGGAGGACGGCACGGAGCTGGTGGTGACCAACCCGTCCGACTGGCCCGAGGGCAAGATCAAGGACGTCTTCGAACCGGTCGCCAAGTGCACGATCATCGCACCGTCGGAGTTCGTGGGCACGATCATGGAGTTGTGCCAGGGCCGTCGCGGACAGTTGTCGGGCATGGACTACCTGTCGGAGAGCCGCGTCGAGCTGCGCTACACGCTGCCGCTGGCGGAGATCGTGTTCGACTTCTTCGACCAGCTCAAGTCCAGGACCCGCGGCTACGCCTCGATGGACTACGAGGAGTCCGGCATGCAGGCGTCGAACCTGGTCAAGGTCGACATCCTGCTGCAGGGCGAACCGGTGGACGCGTTCAGCGCGATCGTGCATCGCGACGCCGCCTATGCCTACGGCACGAAGATGGCCTCGAAGCTGCGCGAGCTGATCCCGCGGCAGCAGTTCGAGGTGCCGATCCAGGCGGCGATCGGGTCGCGGATCATCGCCCGCGAGACGATCCGCGCGATCCGCAAGGATGTGCTCGCCAAGTGCTACGGCGGTGACATCAGCCGGAAGCGCAAGCTGCTGGAGAAGCAGAAGGAGGGCAAGAAGCGGATGAAAACGATCGGCCGGGTCGAGGTCCCGCAGGAAGCCTTCGTTGCCGCGCTGTCCACCGACGAGGCCAAGGACGACAAGGCCAAAGGCAAGAAGTAG
- the rpsT gene encoding 30S ribosomal protein S20, with product MANIKSQMKRIKTNEQNRQRNKAVKSSVKSAIRKFREAADAGEKDKALDLQRAASRALDKAASKGVIHKNQAANKKSAMAQRANQL from the coding sequence GTGGCCAACATCAAGTCCCAGATGAAGCGGATCAAGACCAACGAGCAGAACCGGCAGCGCAACAAGGCCGTGAAGTCCTCGGTCAAGAGCGCCATCCGCAAGTTCCGCGAGGCCGCTGACGCCGGCGAGAAGGACAAAGCCCTCGACCTGCAGCGGGCCGCCAGCCGCGCACTGGACAAGGCCGCCAGCAAGGGTGTCATCCACAAGAACCAGGCCGCGAACAAGAAGTCCGCGATGGCGCAGCGCGCCAACCAGCTCTGA
- the holA gene encoding DNA polymerase III subunit delta — MSAPAVVPDPLHLVLGDEELLVERALWAAVGAARAADPEAELRRVKVSELTPPELAELLSPSLFAEGRVLAVESAQDVGKEIAEALLTHARQPADGVTLVIVHSGGGRSKHAKELPNALRKLGARVTECNKITKPAEREAFVRDEVRRAGGKTDAAGVAALLETVGSDLRELSSAAAQLVADTGGKVDETAVRRYHRGRAEVTGFAVAEKAVTGDRAAALEALRWAVQLGVPHVLIADALADSVRTIGRVAAAGGRNDPFRLAGELGMPAWKVKKALAQSRGWNPTSLAEALQAVAEVNAGVKGMAADATYALERTVLRLVELRNQRS, encoded by the coding sequence ATGAGCGCACCGGCCGTGGTTCCCGATCCGCTGCATCTGGTTCTCGGCGATGAAGAACTGCTGGTGGAACGCGCGCTGTGGGCCGCGGTCGGGGCGGCCCGCGCCGCTGATCCGGAAGCCGAACTGCGCCGGGTGAAGGTGAGCGAACTCACCCCGCCTGAGCTGGCCGAACTGCTCAGCCCGTCGCTGTTCGCGGAGGGTCGGGTGCTCGCCGTGGAGTCCGCGCAGGATGTCGGCAAGGAGATCGCCGAAGCCTTGCTTACGCACGCCCGGCAACCGGCGGACGGGGTCACGCTCGTCATCGTGCACAGCGGCGGCGGCCGGTCCAAGCACGCCAAGGAACTGCCCAATGCGCTACGCAAACTCGGCGCGCGGGTCACCGAGTGCAACAAGATCACCAAGCCTGCCGAGCGGGAGGCCTTCGTCCGCGACGAGGTGCGCCGGGCCGGTGGCAAGACCGATGCAGCCGGAGTGGCCGCGCTGCTCGAAACGGTCGGCTCGGACCTGCGCGAGTTGTCGTCGGCCGCGGCGCAGCTGGTCGCCGACACCGGCGGCAAGGTCGACGAGACGGCGGTGCGCCGCTACCACCGCGGCCGGGCCGAGGTGACCGGCTTCGCGGTCGCGGAGAAGGCGGTGACCGGGGACCGGGCCGCCGCCTTGGAGGCGCTGCGGTGGGCGGTGCAGCTCGGCGTCCCGCACGTGCTGATCGCCGACGCCCTCGCGGACTCGGTCCGCACCATCGGCCGGGTGGCCGCCGCCGGTGGTCGAAACGATCCGTTCCGGCTGGCCGGTGAGCTGGGCATGCCCGCTTGGAAGGTGAAGAAGGCGCTGGCGCAGTCCCGGGGCTGGAACCCGACGAGCCTCGCCGAAGCTCTCCAGGCGGTCGCCGAGGTCAACGCCGGGGTCAAGGGCATGGCCGCCGACGCCACCTACGCCCTGGAACGCACCGTCCTGCGCCTCGTGGAGCTGCGCAACCAACGCTCCTGA
- a CDS encoding class I SAM-dependent methyltransferase, producing the protein MSGFAGFALHRAFGHPSGLLGALGGALMARGNAAAEQQVVRLARLTGSEQVLVIGPGPGVGLRAAGEQAASVVAVEPSARMRQAADRRCADLPNVVVRGGTAEATGQGDAAFDVVLSVNNVQLWPDRAAALAELRRVLRPGGILLLSTHERWLPGGRSGLHADVQAAGFTDVQTWAWQPPTRGTTQAQTRAVRT; encoded by the coding sequence ATGAGCGGATTCGCCGGTTTCGCCCTGCACCGTGCGTTCGGTCACCCCAGCGGCCTGCTGGGGGCCTTGGGCGGGGCCCTGATGGCGCGCGGCAACGCGGCGGCGGAGCAGCAGGTGGTGCGCCTGGCCCGGCTGACCGGGAGCGAACAGGTGCTGGTCATCGGCCCAGGGCCCGGCGTGGGTTTGCGGGCAGCGGGCGAGCAGGCGGCTTCAGTGGTCGCGGTCGAACCGTCGGCGCGCATGCGTCAAGCCGCCGACCGTCGGTGCGCTGACCTGCCGAACGTGGTCGTGCGCGGCGGCACCGCCGAAGCCACCGGGCAGGGGGACGCCGCGTTCGACGTGGTGCTGAGCGTGAACAACGTCCAGCTATGGCCGGACCGCGCGGCCGCGCTCGCCGAACTGCGCCGCGTGCTCCGGCCCGGCGGAATCCTGCTGCTGTCGACGCACGAACGCTGGCTGCCCGGCGGCCGCTCCGGTCTCCACGCCGACGTCCAGGCGGCCGGTTTCACCGACGTGCAGACCTGGGCCTGGCAACCGCCTACCCGAGGCACCACCCAGGCCCAGACCCGAGCCGTCCGGACCTAA
- a CDS encoding DegV family protein, which yields MPIAVVTDSTAYLPAGYAETYAVRTVPLHVSLDGAAAIDETDFGPGDLAHAFDRKHRVTTAGATPEELARAYRDALDAGADGVVAVHLSRQLSGTWDAARLAAREVDPALVRVVDSRSTAMGLGFSVLAAAEAAKSGAELAEVERIAVSTAERTTTLFSVQTLEYLRRGGRIGTAAAVLGTALAIKPLLHVHDGRIDALEKVRTTTRAMARLLEISLRSAGSGSAAIAVHHLAAPERAEQLAVRIRAGLGDSVDCVASEVGAVIGAHIGPGAVGVVVLPNGWRSGA from the coding sequence GTGCCCATTGCAGTCGTCACCGACTCGACGGCGTACCTGCCGGCGGGATACGCCGAGACCTACGCGGTGCGGACCGTCCCGCTGCACGTCAGCTTGGATGGGGCCGCCGCGATCGACGAGACCGATTTCGGTCCCGGCGATCTAGCGCACGCCTTCGATCGCAAGCACCGGGTCACCACTGCCGGTGCGACGCCGGAGGAATTGGCGCGGGCCTACCGCGACGCGCTGGACGCCGGTGCCGACGGCGTGGTGGCGGTGCACCTGTCCCGGCAGCTATCCGGCACGTGGGACGCGGCGCGGCTGGCCGCGCGGGAAGTCGATCCCGCACTGGTTCGGGTGGTCGATTCCCGCTCCACCGCGATGGGGCTTGGGTTCTCCGTGCTCGCTGCGGCCGAGGCGGCCAAGTCGGGGGCCGAACTGGCGGAGGTGGAACGCATTGCGGTATCGACCGCCGAGCGCACGACGACACTATTCTCCGTGCAAACCTTGGAATACCTGCGGCGTGGCGGGCGGATCGGCACCGCCGCTGCGGTCTTGGGCACGGCGTTGGCGATAAAGCCCCTGCTGCACGTCCACGACGGGCGGATCGACGCGCTGGAGAAGGTGCGCACGACCACCCGGGCGATGGCTCGGTTGTTGGAGATTTCGTTGCGCTCGGCCGGGTCCGGGTCAGCCGCGATCGCGGTGCACCACCTGGCCGCACCGGAGCGTGCCGAGCAGCTTGCCGTGCGGATCCGGGCAGGGCTGGGGGACTCGGTGGATTGCGTTGCTTCGGAGGTCGGCGCGGTCATCGGCGCGCACATCGGGCCGGGCGCGGTGGGTGTCGTGGTGCTCCCGAACGGGTGGCGTTCGGGCGCCTGA
- the thrC gene encoding threonine synthase, producing MTAAAHAQTPANKAFDLGNAVELVSKEEGHRQPLAPEFVSLEDFSPLEVAYDFGRIRREDIESGPRSIWRYKQLLPVPSNVEEHPNTEPGCTRLIRADKLAKALGVKRIWVKDDTGNPTHSFKDRVVAVALAAAREFGFRVLACPSTGNLANAVAAAAARAGWDSVVLVPKTLERAKILMSAVYDGSLLAVDGNYDDVNRLATELASEHEDWAFVNVNVRPYYSEGSKTLAFEVAEQLGWRKPEQIVVPIASGAQLTKVYKGFNELGQVGLVEPSPVRIFGAQATGCSPVSTAYKNGHDVVQPVRPDTIARSLAIGAPADGPYVLDIVRKTGGAIEDVSDDEVREGIRLLARTEGIFAETAGGVTVATAKKLIETGKIDPDAETVLLITGDGLKTLDAVQDQIGPKATVAPTTEAVNQALGL from the coding sequence ATGACTGCTGCTGCCCACGCCCAGACCCCCGCGAACAAGGCGTTCGACCTGGGAAATGCCGTCGAACTAGTGTCCAAGGAAGAGGGGCACCGGCAGCCGCTGGCCCCCGAGTTCGTCTCGCTGGAAGACTTCTCCCCGCTTGAGGTCGCCTACGACTTCGGCCGCATCCGTCGCGAGGACATCGAATCCGGGCCGCGCTCCATCTGGCGCTACAAGCAGCTGCTCCCGGTTCCCTCCAACGTCGAAGAACACCCGAACACCGAGCCGGGCTGTACCCGGCTGATCCGGGCCGACAAGCTCGCGAAGGCGTTGGGCGTCAAGCGAATCTGGGTCAAGGACGACACCGGCAACCCCACCCACTCGTTCAAGGACCGCGTCGTCGCGGTGGCGCTGGCCGCCGCCCGCGAGTTCGGATTCAGGGTGTTGGCCTGCCCGTCGACCGGCAACCTCGCCAACGCAGTGGCCGCCGCGGCGGCCCGCGCCGGCTGGGACTCGGTGGTGCTGGTGCCCAAAACCTTGGAACGGGCCAAGATCCTGATGAGCGCGGTCTACGACGGATCGCTGCTGGCCGTCGACGGCAACTACGACGACGTGAACCGGCTGGCCACCGAGCTCGCCTCGGAGCACGAGGACTGGGCGTTCGTCAACGTCAACGTGCGCCCCTACTACTCCGAAGGCTCCAAGACGCTGGCCTTCGAGGTCGCCGAGCAGCTCGGTTGGCGCAAACCCGAGCAGATCGTGGTGCCCATCGCCTCCGGCGCGCAGCTGACCAAGGTCTACAAGGGATTCAACGAGTTGGGCCAGGTCGGTCTGGTGGAGCCGAGCCCGGTGCGGATCTTCGGCGCGCAGGCCACCGGCTGCTCCCCGGTGTCGACGGCGTACAAGAACGGCCACGACGTGGTCCAGCCGGTGCGGCCGGACACCATCGCCCGCTCGCTGGCCATCGGCGCCCCGGCCGACGGCCCGTACGTGCTGGACATCGTGCGCAAGACCGGCGGTGCGATCGAGGACGTCAGCGACGACGAGGTCCGCGAGGGCATCCGACTGCTGGCCCGCACCGAGGGCATCTTCGCCGAGACCGCCGGCGGGGTCACCGTGGCCACGGCGAAGAAGCTCATCGAGACCGGGAAGATCGACCCGGACGCCGAAACAGTGCTGCTGATCACCGGTGACGGACTGAAGACCCTGGACGCGGTGCAGGACCAGATCGGCCCAAAGGCCACCGTCGCCCCGACCACCGAAGCGGTCAACCAAGCCCTGGGTCTCTGA
- a CDS encoding VOC family protein: MEVLNSRLILRPRDWERSLRFYRDVLGLAIAREFPSGTVFFLGQGFLEISGRGGPGPSPDQVLWLQVRDVRSEFNRLRDQGVTVLAEPERQPWGLDEGWVADPDGMRIVLVEIPAGHPLRVDARKP; the protein is encoded by the coding sequence ATGGAGGTCTTGAACAGCCGGTTGATCCTTCGGCCCCGGGATTGGGAACGCTCGTTGCGGTTCTACCGGGACGTGCTCGGGCTGGCCATCGCGCGCGAATTCCCGAGTGGCACGGTTTTCTTCCTCGGGCAGGGGTTTCTGGAGATCTCCGGCAGGGGCGGGCCGGGGCCGAGCCCGGACCAGGTGCTGTGGTTGCAGGTGCGCGATGTGCGCAGCGAATTCAACCGGCTACGCGACCAGGGCGTGACAGTGCTCGCCGAACCCGAGCGGCAGCCGTGGGGTCTCGATGAGGGCTGGGTCGCCGATCCGGACGGGATGCGCATCGTCTTGGTGGAGATTCCCGCCGGTCACCCGCTCCGCGTCGACGCCCGCAAGCCCTGA